In a genomic window of Glaciimonas sp. PCH181:
- the kdpA gene encoding potassium-transporting ATPase subunit KdpA codes for MTSQSTLLLVAFLVVLLVLSYPLGKWIVSIAGDDRVPGLGWMARFEHGLYRAAGITSKDEMSWKSYALALMIFNTLGALVTYLIQRVQLWLPLNPQHFANVSTDSSFNTAVSFITNTNWQGYSGESTMSYLTQMLALATQNFFSAATGIAVAFALIRGFSRHSSQSVGNFWRDMTRSTLYLLLPLSLIFSILLMGQGVIQNFDSYKDVSLTQSLTYQQPKVDADGQPIKDASGSPVLETLTTPTQTLAMGPVASQEAIKMIGTNGGGFFNANSAHPYENPTPLANFMQMLAIFLIPAALCFVFGRMVGDIRQGWAVLAAMTVIFVIAAIVVMIAEQQSHPGLSALGIDQAQSLLQSGGNMEGKETRFGISASALFAAITTAASCGAVNAMHDSFTALGGMVPLALIQMGEVVFGGVGSGLYGMLVFAIMAVFIAGLMIGRTPEYLGKKIQSFEMKMTAIAILAVPLLVLGGTAIALMAPAGIAGIFNPGAHGFSEVLYAFSSAANNNGSAFGGLSANTPFYNVMLAIAMWFGRFVIIIAILAIAGSLAAKKRLEPNAGTMPTHGPLFVVLLIGIVVLVGVLNYVPALALGPVVEHLQMSAPAVLAPQ; via the coding sequence ATGACTTCCCAATCGACATTGCTACTCGTCGCCTTTTTAGTGGTTTTGCTGGTCCTGAGCTATCCGTTAGGTAAATGGATAGTCAGCATTGCGGGCGACGACCGTGTGCCCGGCCTGGGCTGGATGGCGCGCTTTGAGCACGGCCTGTATCGCGCCGCCGGTATCACCTCCAAAGATGAAATGAGTTGGAAGAGCTATGCGCTGGCGTTGATGATTTTCAACACGCTAGGTGCGCTCGTCACCTATTTAATCCAGCGCGTGCAATTGTGGCTGCCATTGAATCCACAACATTTTGCTAATGTATCGACAGATTCGTCTTTCAACACCGCAGTCAGTTTCATTACCAATACCAACTGGCAAGGCTACAGCGGCGAAAGCACGATGAGCTATTTGACGCAAATGTTGGCGTTGGCTACGCAAAACTTCTTTTCTGCCGCTACCGGGATTGCGGTCGCCTTTGCGCTGATTCGTGGCTTTTCACGTCATTCGTCGCAATCGGTCGGTAATTTCTGGCGCGATATGACGCGCTCAACGCTGTATCTGTTATTGCCGTTATCGCTGATTTTTTCGATATTGCTGATGGGGCAGGGCGTCATTCAGAATTTTGACTCCTATAAAGATGTGTCGTTGACGCAATCGTTGACTTACCAACAGCCTAAGGTCGATGCTGATGGTCAGCCGATCAAAGATGCCAGCGGTAGTCCAGTTTTGGAAACGTTGACCACGCCAACGCAAACATTGGCTATGGGCCCGGTCGCATCGCAAGAAGCGATCAAAATGATCGGAACCAATGGTGGCGGTTTCTTCAACGCCAATTCCGCCCATCCTTATGAAAATCCAACGCCGCTGGCGAACTTCATGCAGATGCTGGCGATTTTCCTGATTCCTGCGGCGCTATGTTTTGTTTTCGGTCGCATGGTCGGCGATATCCGGCAGGGCTGGGCGGTGCTGGCGGCGATGACGGTGATCTTTGTCATAGCGGCTATCGTTGTCATGATCGCCGAACAACAGTCGCATCCTGGTCTGAGTGCATTGGGGATCGATCAAGCGCAAAGTCTGTTGCAGTCAGGCGGCAATATGGAAGGTAAAGAAACCCGCTTCGGCATCAGTGCTTCGGCCTTATTTGCCGCGATCACGACAGCCGCTTCCTGCGGTGCAGTCAACGCCATGCATGATTCATTTACCGCACTTGGCGGCATGGTTCCGCTGGCATTGATTCAAATGGGCGAAGTGGTGTTTGGTGGTGTTGGTTCTGGTCTTTACGGGATGTTGGTGTTTGCAATCATGGCCGTGTTTATTGCAGGTTTGATGATCGGTCGTACACCTGAATATCTGGGCAAGAAGATTCAATCGTTTGAAATGAAAATGACAGCGATTGCGATTCTGGCGGTGCCATTGCTGGTGCTTGGCGGTACAGCCATCGCGCTGATGGCGCCTGCGGGGATAGCGGGCATTTTTAATCCCGGTGCGCATGGCTTCTCTGAGGTTCTGTATGCCTTTAGTTCTGCAGCCAACAATAACGGCAGCGCGTTCGGTGGCTTGTCAGCCAACACGCCGTTCTACAACGTCATGCTGGCTATTGCAATGTGGTTTGGGCGCTTTGTCATCATCATCGCGATTCTGGCGATTGCAGGTTCGCTTGCCGCTAAGAAACGACTGGAACCGAACGCCGGAACCATGCCTACCCACGGCCCGTTGTTTGTGGTGTTGCTGATCGGTATCGTCGTGCTGGTGGGGGTATTGAACTACGTACCGGCGCTGGCCCTTGGACCAGTTGTTGAACATCTGCAAATGAGTGCACCCGCTGTGCTGGCACCGCAGTAA
- the kdpF gene encoding K(+)-transporting ATPase subunit F codes for MNPFYILGAVVTIALLVYLILALLNAEDF; via the coding sequence ATGAACCCGTTCTACATACTTGGTGCAGTCGTCACCATTGCGCTGCTGGTGTATTTGATCTTGGCATTGTTGAACGCGGAGGATTTCTGA